In the Solibacillus sp. FSL K6-1523 genome, one interval contains:
- a CDS encoding 2-oxoacid:ferredoxin oxidoreductase subunit beta has translation MATFKDFRNSVKPNWCPGCGDFSVQAAIQRAAANVGYEPNELAVISGIGCSGRISGYINSYGFHGIHGRALPIAQGLKMANKDLKVIASGGDGDGFAIGMGHTIHAIRRNIDITYVVMDNQIYGLTKGQTSPRSAAGFITKSTPGGAIEPSLKPLEVALTSGATFVAQSFSTDIKELTAIIEAGLNHKGFSFINVFSPCVTYNKVNTYEWFKENLTKLSDIEGYDHTNREMAMQTVMKNDGLVTGIIYHDQETTSYQDKIKGYSELPLTDIDIRLTEEQFAQLTKEFM, from the coding sequence ATGGCAACATTTAAAGATTTCCGAAATTCAGTAAAACCAAACTGGTGCCCAGGCTGTGGTGACTTTTCAGTACAAGCAGCAATTCAGCGTGCAGCAGCAAATGTTGGCTATGAACCGAATGAACTAGCTGTTATTTCTGGTATTGGCTGTTCAGGACGTATTTCAGGCTATATTAACTCATACGGTTTCCATGGAATTCATGGCCGAGCATTACCAATCGCACAAGGCTTAAAGATGGCTAATAAAGATTTAAAAGTCATTGCATCTGGTGGTGACGGTGATGGATTTGCGATCGGTATGGGGCATACAATCCATGCCATTCGTCGTAATATTGATATTACGTATGTTGTTATGGATAACCAAATTTACGGTTTAACAAAAGGGCAAACATCTCCACGTTCAGCGGCAGGTTTCATTACGAAATCGACGCCGGGTGGGGCAATTGAGCCATCTTTAAAACCGTTAGAAGTTGCTTTAACGAGTGGTGCGACATTTGTTGCGCAAAGCTTCTCAACGGATATTAAAGAATTAACAGCGATTATCGAGGCGGGCTTAAATCACAAAGGCTTCTCATTCATTAACGTATTTTCACCATGTGTGACATACAATAAAGTAAACACATATGAGTGGTTCAAAGAAAACTTAACGAAGCTTTCAGATATTGAAGGCTATGACCATACAAATCGTGAAATGGCGATGCAAACAGTTATGAAAAATGACGGCTTAGTAACGGGAATTATTTATCATGATCAAGAAACGACTTCTTATCAAGATAAAATTAAAGGCTACTCAGAATTGCCTTTAACTGATATCGACATTCGTTTAACAGAAGAGCAATTTGCTCAACTTACAAAAGAATTTATGTAA
- a CDS encoding YveK family protein, translating to MEETIKIQEVVETIRKRLLLIIILLIITAGITAGISFYVLTPIYQAQTQILVNQNNNTNEPYSRSQIETDIQLINTYNVIITSPAILNKVIERMKINMLPEKLKEQITLTNESDSKVINIIVEDSSPQQAVDISNTVADVFKEEIPKLMNVDNINILSVAKLSENPNPIKPNKTLNITIAAVIGLMLGIGLSFLLEFLDTTIKSEKDIEDIVGLPTMGVIGLIAKEKIKKSTFKSRKGRGN from the coding sequence TTGGAAGAAACAATCAAGATACAAGAAGTCGTAGAAACAATAAGGAAACGATTATTGCTTATCATTATTTTACTTATTATTACCGCGGGGATTACTGCCGGGATTAGTTTTTATGTATTAACCCCCATCTACCAGGCACAAACACAAATTTTAGTGAATCAAAATAATAATACGAACGAACCTTATTCGAGGTCACAAATAGAAACGGATATACAGTTAATCAATACGTATAATGTCATTATTACAAGCCCTGCTATTTTAAATAAGGTAATTGAAAGAATGAAAATAAACATGTTACCAGAAAAATTAAAAGAGCAAATTACTTTAACGAATGAAAGTGACTCAAAAGTTATTAATATAATAGTAGAAGACTCTAGTCCACAGCAAGCTGTAGATATATCAAATACGGTAGCAGATGTATTTAAAGAGGAAATTCCAAAATTGATGAATGTAGACAATATAAATATTTTATCTGTCGCTAAATTAAGTGAAAATCCTAACCCGATAAAACCGAATAAGACACTTAATATCACCATTGCGGCGGTAATTGGACTAATGTTGGGTATCGGATTATCATTTTTACTCGAATTTTTGGATACAACGATTAAAAGCGAAAAAGACATAGAAGATATAGTAGGCTTACCGACGATGGGCGTAATCGGGTTAATAGCGAAAGAAAAGATTAAAAAATCGACCTTTAAGTCACGTAAAGGAAGGGGGAATTAA
- a CDS encoding stage V sporulation protein S: MDSLKVSSRSNPNSVAGALVAVIREQGYAEMQAVGAGALNQAVKAVAIARGFVAPSGTDLICAPAFADITIAGEDRTALKLLVEKRSR; encoded by the coding sequence GTGGATTCATTAAAAGTATCATCACGTTCTAATCCAAATTCAGTTGCAGGTGCGCTGGTAGCGGTCATTCGAGAACAAGGGTATGCGGAAATGCAAGCAGTCGGTGCGGGTGCACTCAATCAAGCAGTGAAAGCAGTAGCCATAGCAAGAGGTTTTGTTGCACCGAGCGGCACGGATTTAATTTGTGCACCGGCATTTGCAGACATTACAATAGCAGGTGAAGATCGAACTGCACTTAAGCTTCTCGTTGAAAAACGAAGTCGATAA
- a CDS encoding DegT/DnrJ/EryC1/StrS family aminotransferase produces MNHPVQVTRSSMPGFDEYIEEIKELWETQWLTNMGVKHTRLEVELARYLNTSNVALFANGHLALEYIIAALNLKGEVITTPFTFASTTHAIVRNGLTPIFCDINPDDYTIQTEYLESLITEKTSAIIPVHVYGNVCNVKEIERIAKKYKLKVIYDAAHAFGVTVNGEGVANFGDASMFSFHATKVFNTIEGGAITCADSSISELLNTYKNFGITGPETVKYIGGNAKMNEFQAAMGICNLRNVDQEIKKREKNYNRYVEHLSEMKGIKLSLPPKNTKSNFAYLPVVFDGFSRSRNEIFEELKKQNIFARKYFYPLTNSLECYQGKFIPNHTPVAEYIAENVLTLPLYADLNLEDVDKICAIIKTHHQNLQLIIPR; encoded by the coding sequence ATGAATCATCCAGTACAAGTGACACGTTCATCAATGCCGGGCTTTGATGAGTATATAGAAGAAATTAAGGAACTATGGGAAACACAGTGGCTAACGAATATGGGGGTTAAACATACACGATTAGAAGTAGAGTTAGCTCGGTATTTAAACACCTCAAACGTTGCTTTATTTGCAAATGGTCATCTTGCACTTGAATATATAATTGCTGCCCTAAATCTTAAAGGAGAGGTCATTACAACACCTTTCACTTTTGCCTCAACAACCCATGCAATTGTCCGTAATGGTTTAACGCCCATTTTCTGTGATATTAATCCAGATGATTATACGATTCAAACGGAATATCTTGAAAGTTTAATAACAGAGAAAACATCGGCAATTATACCAGTGCATGTTTACGGCAACGTTTGTAATGTAAAGGAAATTGAGAGAATAGCAAAAAAATATAAACTTAAGGTCATATATGATGCTGCTCATGCTTTCGGGGTTACTGTGAATGGGGAAGGTGTAGCTAACTTTGGTGATGCTTCTATGTTCAGTTTCCATGCGACGAAAGTGTTTAATACGATAGAAGGTGGGGCAATAACGTGTGCAGATTCTAGCATAAGTGAATTGCTAAACACCTATAAAAATTTCGGTATAACTGGACCAGAAACGGTCAAGTACATTGGTGGCAATGCAAAAATGAATGAGTTTCAGGCAGCTATGGGCATTTGCAATTTACGAAATGTAGATCAAGAGATAAAGAAAAGAGAAAAAAATTACAATCGGTATGTTGAACATCTCAGTGAAATGAAAGGCATTAAATTATCATTACCTCCAAAAAACACGAAAAGCAATTTTGCCTATTTACCTGTTGTATTTGATGGCTTCTCACGTTCACGAAATGAAATATTTGAAGAACTAAAGAAACAAAATATTTTTGCACGGAAGTATTTTTACCCCTTAACAAATAGTTTGGAATGTTACCAAGGAAAATTCATTCCTAATCATACCCCAGTCGCAGAATATATCGCTGAAAATGTCTTAACGCTCCCATTATATGCAGATTTGAACCTAGAAGATGTTGATAAAATTTGTGCCATCATTAAAACACATCATCAGAACTTACAATTAATCATCCCAAGGTGA
- a CDS encoding S-layer homology domain-containing protein, with protein sequence MKKKFYTVAVASLAATAVAVAPASAAGSFTDVTKDNTHYKAITELHAAGIINGFPDGTFKPAQDVTRGQAAKMLAGALGLDTKNVVDPKFTDIPASHQYYGPIAALASLEAIEIYEDNTIEPNETITRGEFAYMLAQALDLEAKGKSPFNDVLEDNENAYYVTALYENDIANGVSDTEFGVEDSVTRGQLATYIFNVMNEFKEEDVEVVEPTDPKEEQPSKTSEDTALLETVFTKVVEKQKATSSLKATMTMTQSMDIQEGEERIKIDATGKLDMSIVNSPMQFFIEGTMSTTDPTTGESIDLPLKMYMTEKDGMFMYEGATKTWIKFPSEIYTELLAQSGAQPNAGQQLEMLKQFASDFTIKEADGYYTLTLTGTGDKFTELIQEQMASMNLGLDEEVLAEMKNIKFDNFTYEFKVNKETFDIEEIVMDFGIGMNMEGVVMGIKNKSTTKYSDFNAVPTITIPTEALENAKSIEELSALEANQ encoded by the coding sequence ATGAAAAAGAAATTTTACACAGTAGCAGTTGCTTCATTAGCAGCGACTGCAGTAGCAGTTGCTCCAGCTTCAGCTGCGGGATCTTTCACGGATGTCACTAAAGACAATACGCATTACAAAGCGATTACAGAATTGCACGCAGCTGGGATTATCAATGGTTTTCCAGACGGTACTTTTAAACCAGCGCAAGACGTGACACGTGGTCAGGCAGCGAAAATGCTTGCTGGTGCACTTGGTCTTGATACGAAAAATGTAGTGGATCCAAAGTTTACAGATATTCCAGCATCTCACCAATACTACGGTCCTATCGCAGCATTGGCATCGCTTGAAGCAATTGAAATCTATGAGGATAACACAATTGAGCCAAACGAAACGATTACGCGCGGCGAATTTGCTTACATGCTTGCACAAGCATTAGACTTAGAGGCTAAAGGTAAAAGTCCATTCAACGATGTACTTGAGGACAATGAGAACGCGTATTACGTAACTGCTTTATATGAAAACGATATCGCAAATGGCGTGAGTGATACGGAATTTGGTGTAGAGGACTCTGTAACACGTGGTCAGCTAGCAACCTATATCTTTAATGTCATGAACGAATTTAAAGAAGAAGATGTAGAAGTTGTTGAACCAACTGACCCAAAAGAAGAGCAGCCTTCTAAAACTTCGGAAGACACTGCGCTATTAGAAACTGTTTTTACAAAGGTTGTAGAAAAACAGAAGGCGACATCTAGCTTAAAAGCAACAATGACAATGACACAATCGATGGATATCCAAGAAGGTGAAGAACGAATTAAAATCGATGCTACTGGAAAATTAGATATGTCAATTGTTAACAGTCCAATGCAGTTCTTTATTGAAGGTACGATGTCTACGACTGACCCTACAACAGGTGAATCAATTGATTTGCCATTAAAAATGTATATGACTGAAAAAGATGGCATGTTTATGTATGAGGGAGCGACAAAAACATGGATTAAATTCCCTTCAGAAATATATACAGAGTTATTAGCTCAGTCGGGTGCGCAACCTAATGCTGGCCAGCAATTAGAAATGCTAAAACAATTTGCATCTGATTTCACAATTAAAGAAGCTGATGGTTACTACACGCTAACATTAACAGGTACTGGTGATAAATTTACTGAGCTCATTCAAGAGCAAATGGCTTCTATGAACTTAGGTCTAGACGAGGAAGTTCTTGCTGAAATGAAAAATATAAAGTTCGACAATTTCACTTATGAATTTAAAGTTAATAAGGAAACTTTTGATATTGAGGAAATCGTTATGGACTTCGGGATAGGCATGAATATGGAAGGCGTTGTAATGGGTATTAAAAATAAATCAACAACGAAGTATTCCGACTTTAATGCCGTGCCAACAATTACAATCCCTACTGAAGCACTAGAAAATGCAAAATCAATTGAAGAATTATCTGCTTTAGAAGCAAATCAATAA
- a CDS encoding stage V sporulation protein S encodes MDSLKVSSRSNPNSVAGALVAVIREQGYAEMQAVGAGALNQAIKAVAIARGFVAPSGTDLICAPAFADITIGGEDRTALKLLVEKRVRQH; translated from the coding sequence GTGGATTCATTAAAAGTATCATCACGTTCTAATCCCAATTCGGTGGCAGGTGCACTGGTAGCGGTCATTCGAGAACAAGGCTACGCAGAAATGCAGGCTGTGGGAGCGGGGGCTTTAAATCAAGCAATTAAAGCAGTTGCGATTGCACGAGGCTTTGTTGCACCGAGTGGAACAGATTTAATTTGTGCACCAGCATTTGCGGATATTACAATTGGTGGAGAAGATCGTACCGCACTCAAACTGCTTGTTGAAAAAAGAGTTCGACAACATTAA
- a CDS encoding methyl-accepting chemotaxis protein yields MRFRKFIKIKDRLALLMIVCIVSNVILTVFSMDYLRKMEQETKSMYEQKLLLIDLTYHMKEQLEKTNSIPNEQLQQFKTNAFDSKMEYYVNQLNSNASNSLLVEINEYILSRASAQLIAHEKDIAFGYKLIMIIGFVLTVLILIVGIQATRAINRPTRELRELFRLAQQGDFTKYAAYRANDELGETTKYFNLMVDDIKELLKTVRKNASSATKANEELENNSEQITKVAVHVAMNAESMASSMQYSTAQLIENAASVQQVASGIDEMSNRMQRIEHNVRETIATAIEGEEMVHNNLMQMQDVEQAMKKASATIYTLNEQSLHITKAVEMIHAVADQTNLLALNASIEAARAGEHGRGFAVVAHEVKKLANQSKEFSKSISLIVTEIQQEAYEATRSMDEAMMTVDYGVVTTEKSATKFQEITDQVQQIGPQMEHVSQIMNDIANHTQAVAQNSMELSNRSEENLVSMQQVKQQIATQKLATNDIHEEILHIAKNMRTLTHAIGRFRI; encoded by the coding sequence ATGCGCTTTCGAAAGTTTATAAAAATTAAAGATCGTTTGGCCTTGTTAATGATTGTTTGTATCGTATCGAATGTAATTTTGACGGTATTTAGCATGGATTATTTAAGAAAAATGGAACAAGAAACAAAGTCCATGTATGAACAAAAGTTATTGCTCATTGATTTGACCTATCACATGAAGGAGCAACTTGAAAAAACAAATAGCATACCGAATGAGCAACTGCAGCAATTCAAGACAAACGCTTTTGATTCTAAAATGGAGTATTATGTGAATCAATTAAATTCGAATGCATCCAATTCGTTATTAGTGGAAATTAATGAATACATCCTATCACGTGCTTCTGCGCAGCTCATTGCACATGAAAAGGATATTGCATTTGGTTATAAATTAATCATGATTATCGGCTTTGTGCTGACTGTGCTTATTCTTATTGTTGGCATTCAGGCAACACGTGCAATTAATAGACCGACCCGTGAGTTAAGGGAGTTGTTTCGCTTGGCGCAGCAAGGGGACTTTACGAAATATGCTGCATACCGTGCGAATGACGAACTGGGAGAAACGACAAAATATTTTAATTTAATGGTGGACGATATTAAGGAATTATTAAAAACGGTCCGAAAAAATGCGAGTTCTGCCACAAAAGCGAATGAGGAACTTGAAAATAACTCGGAGCAAATTACGAAAGTCGCCGTTCATGTTGCAATGAATGCTGAATCCATGGCTAGCTCCATGCAGTATTCCACGGCACAACTTATAGAAAATGCAGCATCTGTTCAACAAGTTGCTTCGGGGATTGACGAAATGTCGAATCGAATGCAGCGCATTGAACATAATGTTCGCGAGACGATTGCTACTGCTATTGAAGGAGAGGAAATGGTACACAATAATTTAATGCAAATGCAAGACGTAGAGCAGGCGATGAAAAAGGCGAGCGCTACGATTTATACGTTAAATGAGCAATCGTTACATATTACGAAAGCGGTGGAAATGATTCATGCAGTCGCGGATCAAACGAATTTATTAGCGTTAAATGCATCGATTGAAGCGGCGCGTGCAGGGGAGCATGGTCGAGGCTTTGCTGTTGTCGCACATGAAGTCAAAAAATTAGCAAATCAATCAAAAGAGTTTTCAAAATCCATTTCACTAATTGTTACTGAAATTCAGCAAGAAGCATATGAGGCAACGCGTAGTATGGATGAGGCGATGATGACTGTCGATTATGGTGTTGTAACAACAGAGAAGAGCGCGACTAAATTCCAAGAAATTACCGATCAAGTGCAACAAATTGGTCCGCAAATGGAGCATGTTTCGCAAATTATGAATGACATTGCCAATCATACGCAAGCAGTCGCACAAAATTCGATGGAGTTAAGCAATCGTTCTGAAGAAAATTTAGTTTCTATGCAACAAGTAAAACAACAAATTGCCACGCAAAAGCTGGCAACAAATGATATTCATGAAGAAATTCTTCATATTGCCAAAAATATGCGCACGTTAACACACGCAATCGGTCGGTTTAGAATTTGA
- a CDS encoding CpsD/CapB family tyrosine-protein kinase yields the protein MARKLVTVSDSKSIISEQFRTIRTNISFSMPDQELKTILVTSSTPGEGKSTIAANLGVVYAQEGKRVLIIDGDLRKPTLHQTFKRFNKAGLCGVLSKKTPFYEAIQETAIEGLNIMTSGAIPPNPAELLSSKALDILIQDVKKDYDIILFDAPPLLIVSDAQILSNKCDGTLLIANTGVVEKEVIVKATAILATSQAKVLGVVLNNYVFPRHQQYYGYYSYDD from the coding sequence ATGGCTCGAAAACTGGTTACCGTTTCAGATTCAAAATCAATTATTTCAGAGCAATTTCGTACAATCCGCACAAATATCTCGTTTTCTATGCCGGACCAAGAGCTAAAAACGATTTTAGTTACCTCCTCAACACCTGGTGAAGGGAAGTCAACAATTGCAGCGAATCTAGGGGTTGTTTATGCGCAGGAAGGTAAAAGAGTATTAATTATCGACGGAGATTTGCGGAAACCGACATTGCATCAGACGTTTAAAAGGTTTAACAAAGCAGGGCTATGTGGTGTTTTATCTAAAAAAACGCCATTTTACGAAGCGATACAAGAGACAGCTATTGAAGGACTAAATATTATGACAAGTGGTGCGATTCCTCCAAACCCAGCGGAATTACTTTCTTCAAAAGCGTTGGATATATTAATTCAAGATGTAAAGAAGGATTATGACATCATTTTATTCGATGCACCGCCATTGTTAATTGTATCAGATGCACAAATATTGTCGAATAAATGTGATGGTACGCTTTTAATTGCCAATACAGGTGTTGTCGAAAAAGAAGTTATCGTAAAAGCGACAGCAATTTTGGCTACTTCTCAAGCAAAGGTTTTGGGGGTTGTATTAAACAACTATGTATTTCCTCGTCATCAGCAATACTATGGCTATTATAGTTACGATGACTAA
- a CDS encoding 2-oxoacid:acceptor oxidoreductase subunit alpha yields MLHQLSWKVGGQQGEGIESTGEIFSMAMNRLGYYLYGYRHFSSRIKGGHTNNKITVRPTEVRSIADDLNILVAFDQETIDVNYKELTPASIILADAKFDPKNPEDCVAPLFAVPFTEIAAELGTSLMKNMVAIGSTAALLNLEESVFQSVVNEIFGRKGEEVVAKNIEAIQRGREAIASQIGERVGEWQLAPADGKRRMFMIGNDAAALGALAAGSRFMAAYPITPASEIMEYMIKKLPLVGGAVIQTEDEIAAATMAIGANYGGVRAFTASAGPGLSLMMEAIGLSGMTEQPLVIFDTQRGGPSTGLPTKQEQSDLMAMLYGTHGEIPKVVIAPSTIEEAFYDTIQAFNIAEELQLPVIVMTDLQLSLGKQTVDPFNYSKIEIRRGKIVTEVEDPETKDYFKRYENAEDGVSPRILPGTKGGIHHVTGVEHDETGKPSEATGNRRTQMDKRMRKLASVKFDNPVYVNAPHEDADVLLVGFNSTRGALEEVQEVLNAEGIKANHAHVKLIHPFPSEEMAALFDKAKKVIVVENNATGQLANIMKMNIGGHAKMKNVLKYDGTPFLPRELTNLVKEEI; encoded by the coding sequence ATGTTACATCAGCTTTCATGGAAAGTCGGTGGGCAACAAGGTGAGGGAATCGAGAGTACGGGTGAAATTTTCTCGATGGCAATGAATCGTTTAGGTTATTATCTATACGGATATCGTCATTTCTCTTCCCGCATTAAAGGTGGCCATACGAATAATAAAATTACGGTTCGTCCAACAGAAGTACGCTCGATTGCGGACGATTTAAATATTTTAGTTGCATTTGATCAAGAAACAATTGACGTAAACTATAAAGAATTAACACCAGCAAGTATTATTTTAGCGGATGCAAAATTTGATCCAAAAAATCCAGAAGACTGTGTAGCACCATTATTTGCTGTACCGTTTACTGAAATTGCAGCAGAGCTTGGCACGTCATTAATGAAAAACATGGTAGCAATTGGTTCAACTGCAGCATTATTAAATTTAGAAGAGTCAGTGTTCCAAAGTGTTGTTAATGAGATTTTTGGCCGTAAAGGTGAAGAAGTCGTAGCGAAAAATATTGAAGCAATTCAGCGCGGTAGAGAAGCAATTGCGAGTCAAATTGGTGAGCGCGTAGGTGAATGGCAATTAGCTCCAGCTGATGGCAAACGCCGTATGTTTATGATTGGAAATGATGCAGCAGCTCTTGGTGCATTAGCAGCAGGTTCTCGCTTTATGGCAGCTTACCCGATTACACCAGCTTCTGAAATTATGGAATATATGATTAAAAAGTTACCGCTTGTAGGTGGCGCGGTTATTCAAACAGAAGACGAAATCGCTGCAGCAACAATGGCGATTGGTGCCAACTATGGTGGGGTGCGTGCTTTCACAGCATCAGCCGGTCCTGGCCTGTCACTTATGATGGAAGCAATTGGTCTTTCAGGCATGACGGAGCAACCACTCGTTATTTTTGATACGCAACGTGGAGGTCCGTCAACAGGTCTACCTACGAAGCAAGAGCAATCGGATTTAATGGCGATGCTTTACGGTACACATGGTGAAATTCCGAAAGTCGTTATTGCACCTTCAACGATTGAGGAAGCGTTTTATGATACGATCCAAGCATTTAATATTGCAGAAGAATTACAACTGCCAGTTATCGTCATGACGGATTTACAACTGTCATTAGGAAAGCAAACCGTTGATCCGTTCAATTACAGCAAAATTGAAATTCGTCGTGGTAAAATTGTGACGGAAGTGGAAGATCCTGAAACGAAGGACTACTTCAAACGTTATGAAAATGCAGAAGACGGCGTTTCACCACGTATATTACCTGGTACAAAAGGTGGGATTCACCATGTAACAGGTGTCGAGCATGATGAAACAGGAAAGCCTTCTGAAGCAACAGGTAATCGTCGCACACAAATGGATAAACGTATGCGTAAGCTTGCTTCAGTAAAATTTGATAATCCAGTTTATGTGAATGCGCCTCATGAAGATGCAGACGTATTATTAGTTGGATTTAACTCAACGCGCGGTGCACTAGAAGAAGTGCAGGAAGTATTGAATGCAGAAGGAATTAAAGCAAATCACGCGCATGTGAAGCTGATTCACCCATTCCCATCAGAAGAAATGGCTGCACTCTTTGACAAAGCTAAAAAGGTCATTGTTGTTGAAAATAACGCAACAGGTCAATTAGCGAATATTATGAAGATGAATATTGGCGGTCATGCGAAGATGAAAAACGTCTTGAAGTATGATGGTACGCCATTCTTACCACGTGAATTAACTAACTTAGTGAAGGAGGAAATTTAA
- the rfbB gene encoding dTDP-glucose 4,6-dehydratase: MKKKKILVTGGAGFIGGNFVQFMDRKYPEYDLYNLDALTYAGDLTKHHMIEMKDNYHFIKANIVDYDVVLSLFEKEQFDYVVHFAAESHVDRSITDPGIFVQTNVLGTQVLLEAARRVELTKFVHISTDEVYGELDFDPTTFFSEETPLQPNSPYSASKASSDLLVRAYHETYGLPVNITRCSNNYGPYHFPEKLIPLTISRALNDVKVPIYGDGQNIRDWLHVFDHCAAIDLVLHKGVNGEVYNVGGNNERTNLEVVKTIIQALGKSEELIEFVEDRLGHDKRYAIDSTKLKQLGWNPSYTFETGMIQTIHWYIKHEEWWQHIISKQYQSSFNLIQQKSPTSISGR, encoded by the coding sequence GTGAAAAAGAAAAAAATCCTCGTAACAGGTGGAGCAGGCTTCATCGGAGGGAATTTTGTTCAGTTTATGGACAGAAAATATCCTGAATATGATCTTTATAATTTAGATGCCTTAACGTATGCTGGAGATTTAACAAAACATCATATGATTGAAATGAAGGATAATTATCATTTTATCAAAGCTAATATTGTGGATTATGATGTGGTTCTTTCCCTTTTTGAAAAAGAACAATTCGATTATGTCGTCCATTTTGCTGCTGAAAGTCATGTGGACCGTTCTATTACTGATCCTGGTATATTTGTTCAAACAAATGTATTAGGGACCCAAGTATTGTTAGAAGCAGCGAGGCGAGTGGAGCTTACAAAATTTGTTCATATTTCAACAGATGAAGTATACGGGGAATTGGATTTTGACCCAACAACCTTTTTTTCAGAAGAAACCCCATTACAACCAAATAGCCCTTATAGCGCAAGTAAAGCATCTTCAGATTTATTAGTTAGGGCGTATCACGAAACATATGGTTTACCCGTTAATATTACGCGTTGTTCAAATAACTATGGACCTTATCATTTTCCAGAAAAGTTAATTCCTTTAACTATTTCGCGCGCATTAAATGATGTGAAGGTTCCTATATATGGAGACGGGCAAAATATTCGAGATTGGTTACATGTATTTGATCATTGCGCGGCGATTGATTTAGTATTGCACAAAGGTGTGAATGGTGAGGTTTATAATGTAGGTGGAAATAATGAACGGACCAATTTAGAAGTTGTGAAAACAATCATTCAAGCATTAGGGAAATCCGAAGAACTGATTGAATTTGTCGAAGATCGTTTAGGTCATGATAAGCGTTATGCCATTGATTCGACGAAGTTAAAACAATTGGGCTGGAACCCTTCCTATACATTTGAAACAGGTATGATTCAAACGATTCATTGGTATATAAAACATGAGGAATGGTGGCAGCACATAATAAGTAAGCAATATCAAAGCTCTTTTAACTTAATTCAGCAGAAATCCCCTACTTCTATAAGTGGGAGATGA
- the rfbA gene encoding glucose-1-phosphate thymidylyltransferase RfbA — MKGILLAGGSGTRMYPLTKSVSKQILPVYDKPMIYYPLSVLMLAGIREILIISTPRDVDLFKELLGDGSKLGMCFEYAVQKYPNGLAEAFIIGEEFIGDSPVSLVLGDNIFYGSNWSDVLKDAASLTNGGVIFGCYVNDPRAYGVVEVNEQKNAISIEEKPENPKSSYAIPGLYFFDNKVVKIAKSVKPSARGEVEITSIIKEYMRRDELKVELPGRGLAWLDTGTHESLLKASNFVEAIQKRQGLYIACIEEIAFRSGYITKQQLIELAQPLLKTEYGKYLVEVSHSINNAHVTM; from the coding sequence ATGAAAGGTATACTTTTAGCCGGAGGTTCGGGAACGCGGATGTATCCACTAACAAAGTCGGTTTCCAAACAAATATTGCCGGTATATGATAAGCCGATGATTTATTATCCGCTATCTGTTTTAATGCTGGCAGGAATAAGGGAAATATTAATTATCTCCACCCCTAGAGATGTTGACTTATTTAAAGAACTATTAGGAGATGGAAGTAAATTAGGGATGTGCTTTGAATATGCTGTTCAAAAATATCCCAATGGCTTAGCGGAGGCCTTTATTATTGGTGAGGAGTTTATCGGTGATTCTCCAGTGTCATTAGTATTAGGGGATAATATTTTTTATGGCTCTAATTGGAGTGATGTATTAAAAGATGCTGCGTCATTAACGAATGGAGGCGTCATTTTTGGATGTTATGTAAATGATCCAAGAGCATATGGTGTCGTAGAGGTAAATGAACAAAAGAACGCCATTTCAATAGAAGAAAAACCAGAAAATCCTAAATCATCATATGCAATACCAGGTCTCTACTTTTTTGATAATAAAGTTGTTAAGATAGCCAAAAGCGTAAAGCCTTCAGCGAGAGGAGAAGTGGAAATTACCTCAATTATTAAGGAATATATGAGGAGGGATGAATTAAAGGTGGAATTACCTGGACGCGGGTTGGCATGGTTAGATACAGGCACTCACGAATCCCTTTTAAAAGCGTCAAATTTTGTTGAGGCGATACAAAAAAGACAAGGATTATACATTGCTTGTATTGAAGAAATTGCGTTTAGAAGCGGATATATTACAAAACAACAATTAATTGAACTCGCTCAACCGCTTTTGAAAACAGAGTACGGTAAATATTTGGTAGAAGTTTCACATTCAATAAACAACGCACATGTGACAATGTAG